In one window of Prosthecobacter fusiformis DNA:
- a CDS encoding YihY/virulence factor BrkB family protein, whose translation MIHIPSMLRRRFKGFLSLFAETYRQWDAHRGPKMGAALSFYTVFSLAPLAILVLTLVSTVVERNAAKEEIVDQFQSFVGRQGAEMMEMILTSSAPHNTSFFSTLLGFAVLLVGASGVFGELQSSLNQIWGVSSERHPVFLLVKERVFSFVMVFALGFLTLISFLFSAFISAAGAVLLARFPELDAPWELGNSAVSLVVVTLLFALIFRMVPDTRITWKDVGPGSILTALLFVLGKFVLGFYFGRSAFASSYGAAGSLIIILVWVFYSAQILFFGAEFTRLYTVRFGSRRPPK comes from the coding sequence ATGATCCACATCCCGTCCATGCTCCGCCGCAGATTCAAAGGCTTCCTCAGCCTTTTCGCGGAAACTTACCGTCAGTGGGACGCACACCGGGGGCCTAAAATGGGCGCTGCGCTTTCCTTTTACACCGTCTTCTCCCTGGCACCCCTCGCCATTTTGGTGCTCACCCTCGTCAGCACCGTTGTCGAACGCAACGCGGCGAAGGAAGAAATTGTCGATCAGTTTCAGTCCTTTGTGGGCCGTCAGGGAGCTGAAATGATGGAGATGATCCTCACCAGTTCAGCCCCTCACAACACCAGTTTTTTTAGCACCCTTCTAGGCTTTGCCGTGCTCCTTGTCGGAGCCTCAGGAGTGTTTGGTGAATTGCAGAGTTCGCTCAACCAAATCTGGGGCGTGTCATCAGAGCGGCATCCGGTTTTTCTTTTAGTGAAGGAGCGTGTCTTCTCCTTCGTCATGGTCTTTGCTCTGGGTTTCCTCACTCTGATTTCCTTCCTCTTTTCGGCCTTTATCTCAGCAGCCGGGGCCGTCCTGCTGGCACGTTTTCCTGAACTTGATGCCCCTTGGGAACTTGGAAATTCAGCCGTCTCGCTGGTGGTGGTGACTCTGCTATTCGCCCTCATCTTTCGCATGGTGCCAGATACCCGCATCACCTGGAAAGATGTCGGTCCTGGCTCCATCTTGACTGCCCTGCTTTTTGTCCTCGGGAAATTTGTCCTCGGCTTCTACTTCGGCCGCAGTGCCTTTGCCTCCAGCTATGGGGCGGCAGGATCCCTCATCATCATTTTGGTCTGGGTCTTCTACTCCGCACAGATCCTCTTTTTCGGCGCCGAATTTACCCGCCTATACACCGTGCGGTTCGGCTCACGCCGCCCGCCGAAGTAG
- a CDS encoding DUF883 C-terminal domain-containing protein has translation MNENPSSIDPVSSAQQILDDVKKFAHEDPTKAAAAAFGVGLLITMLPARAILGSAAFLGATFLRPTLLTLGLVKGLELCCKNNRTPSNPS, from the coding sequence ATGAACGAGAACCCTTCATCCATTGACCCCGTTTCCTCCGCCCAGCAGATCTTGGACGACGTTAAAAAATTCGCTCACGAAGATCCCACCAAGGCCGCTGCGGCCGCCTTTGGTGTCGGACTGCTGATCACCATGCTGCCGGCTCGCGCCATCCTTGGCTCTGCTGCCTTTCTGGGAGCCACCTTCCTTCGTCCTACTCTGCTCACACTGGGCCTTGTGAAGGGCCTGGAGCTTTGCTGCAAAAACAACCGTACCCCTTCCAACCCATCATGA
- a CDS encoding entericidin A/B family lipoprotein: MKTSRQRIVLLVLISGLFAILGTSCNTTRGFGRDVQKTGRHIERAAS; the protein is encoded by the coding sequence ATGAAAACCTCACGCCAACGCATTGTCCTTCTCGTTCTCATCTCAGGACTCTTTGCCATTCTCGGAACAAGCTGCAACACCACTCGTGGTTTTGGTCGCGACGTCCAGAAAACAGGTCGCCATATTGAGCGGGCCGCTAGCTAG
- a CDS encoding 3-keto-disaccharide hydrolase → MKFSLCLLPIFLLSISHAQDEQGFVPMFNANDLKGWVNANCAPETWSIKDGVISCNGRPTGALRTERQYENFILEAEWRHLSSAGNSGIFVWGTPITAPGVPFLRGIEVQILDHGYMKNADPTKPRWFSTHGDVFPIHGATMNPHGDSNGMRSFPSEERSKPSPEWNHYRIEGNNGRLTLAVNGKVVSGGDECNYRKGYLALESEGAPVEFRNVRIKELPSTNPAADVTAPLDQGWKALYTGTDFRGWNVPAASSSRWVSADWQIMLAKGAAADPLWSAQEYGDCEIICDVNLPKSTDLSKAAAGLCMRGLSRPLVLLGAGEASIVIGADKIKPGQRYRIKATLKGNTVQVLLTETQETNPQTFETILDSKSPGPIALADFGQTVSYGNIFIREL, encoded by the coding sequence ATGAAGTTCTCCCTTTGCCTGCTCCCCATTTTTCTCCTGTCTATAAGTCATGCCCAGGATGAGCAGGGGTTTGTCCCCATGTTCAATGCCAATGACCTCAAGGGCTGGGTGAATGCTAATTGTGCTCCGGAAACATGGAGCATCAAGGACGGCGTCATCTCATGCAATGGTCGGCCTACTGGAGCCCTGCGTACCGAGCGACAATATGAAAACTTCATTCTGGAGGCCGAGTGGCGGCACCTGTCCAGCGCGGGAAACTCCGGCATCTTCGTCTGGGGCACTCCCATCACGGCACCGGGTGTACCTTTTCTGCGCGGGATTGAGGTTCAGATTCTGGATCACGGCTACATGAAAAATGCTGATCCGACTAAGCCCAGATGGTTCTCCACTCATGGGGATGTCTTTCCCATTCATGGTGCCACCATGAACCCGCATGGAGATTCCAACGGCATGCGCAGTTTCCCCAGCGAGGAACGCAGCAAACCCAGCCCCGAATGGAACCATTACCGGATTGAGGGCAACAACGGTCGTCTGACCCTCGCCGTAAATGGCAAGGTGGTCAGCGGTGGAGATGAATGCAATTACCGCAAAGGTTATCTGGCCTTGGAATCCGAAGGTGCACCTGTGGAGTTTCGCAATGTCCGCATTAAGGAACTGCCCTCCACCAACCCTGCTGCCGATGTCACGGCTCCGCTTGATCAAGGCTGGAAAGCCCTCTACACCGGCACTGATTTTCGCGGTTGGAATGTCCCCGCAGCCAGCAGTTCGCGCTGGGTCTCCGCCGACTGGCAAATCATGCTCGCCAAGGGTGCTGCAGCTGATCCACTTTGGAGTGCCCAGGAATATGGCGACTGTGAAATCATCTGTGATGTGAACCTTCCCAAGAGCACTGATCTCAGCAAAGCCGCTGCCGGCCTTTGCATGCGAGGCCTTAGCCGCCCACTTGTTTTGTTAGGCGCGGGTGAGGCATCCATCGTCATCGGTGCGGACAAGATTAAGCCAGGTCAGCGGTACCGCATCAAGGCCACACTCAAAGGCAACACCGTGCAAGTCCTGCTCACTGAAACCCAGGAAACCAATCCCCAGACCTTCGAAACCATTTTGGATTCCAAGTCCCCTGGCCCCATTGCTCTCGCCGACTTTGGTCAAACTGTTAGTTATGGCAATATTTTCATCCGCGAGCTTTGA
- a CDS encoding DUF1501 domain-containing protein, giving the protein MDPFLDYHLAQTRRQFFGDMGLRAGSIALASMLGRDLASAAPAPGMIHPPMPGLPHFAPKAKRLIYLHMNGAPSQLDLWDHKPGLSQYFDKDLPESVRNGQRITTMTSGQSRLAVAPSMFKFQQHGKSGTWVSELLPHTAKIVDDIALVKTVNTTAINHDPACTFVMTGNEIPGKASIGSWLAYGLGSESNDLPAFVVFTPSFPPESAAQALFTRMWSSGFLPTKYTGVALRGQGDPVLFVKNPPGVNPGDRRTMLNALNQLNEINHSRIGDPEIQTRIAQYEMAFRMQSSVPELTDLSRESKATLEMYGEDVHRAGSFTHSAIMARRLIERGTRVVQILHRGWDQHNSLPKHLRNQVKDTDQACAALVMDLKQRGLLNDTLVVWGGEFGRTVYSQGTLTEDNYGRDHHPRNFCMWMAGGGVKPGTVWGETDDFSYNIVKDPVHINDLNATILHLMGIDHSRFSFKFQGLDQRLTGVEEHHVVKGILG; this is encoded by the coding sequence ATGGATCCGTTCCTCGACTACCACCTTGCCCAGACTCGCCGCCAGTTTTTTGGGGATATGGGACTGCGGGCAGGGAGCATTGCGCTGGCCTCGATGCTGGGGAGGGACCTTGCTTCGGCAGCGCCCGCACCGGGCATGATCCATCCGCCGATGCCGGGTCTGCCGCATTTTGCGCCGAAAGCGAAACGGCTGATTTATCTGCACATGAACGGGGCTCCCTCGCAGTTGGACCTGTGGGATCATAAACCGGGGCTGAGCCAATACTTCGACAAAGATCTGCCGGAGAGTGTGCGCAATGGACAGCGCATCACGACGATGACCAGCGGCCAGTCCCGGCTGGCGGTGGCACCTTCGATGTTTAAATTTCAGCAGCATGGCAAGAGCGGCACATGGGTGAGCGAGCTGCTGCCGCACACGGCTAAAATTGTGGATGACATTGCTCTGGTGAAAACGGTGAACACGACTGCGATCAACCATGATCCGGCCTGTACTTTCGTCATGACTGGCAATGAAATCCCAGGCAAGGCGAGCATTGGCTCCTGGTTGGCGTATGGGCTGGGCAGTGAGAGCAACGACCTGCCAGCGTTCGTCGTTTTCACCCCGAGCTTTCCGCCCGAAAGTGCGGCCCAGGCGTTGTTCACGCGCATGTGGAGCAGCGGCTTTTTGCCCACCAAATATACGGGAGTGGCATTGCGTGGACAGGGGGATCCTGTGCTGTTTGTGAAGAATCCTCCTGGGGTGAATCCGGGGGACCGCAGGACAATGCTCAATGCGTTGAACCAGCTCAATGAGATCAATCATTCCCGCATCGGAGATCCAGAGATCCAGACCCGCATCGCTCAATATGAAATGGCGTTCCGCATGCAGTCCAGCGTTCCGGAACTGACGGATCTGAGCCGGGAGAGCAAGGCCACCCTGGAAATGTATGGGGAGGATGTGCACCGCGCAGGGAGCTTTACACACAGTGCCATCATGGCCCGCAGATTGATCGAGCGCGGCACACGCGTGGTGCAGATCCTGCATCGTGGCTGGGATCAGCATAACAGCCTGCCCAAGCATTTGCGAAACCAGGTGAAGGATACGGACCAGGCCTGTGCCGCGCTGGTCATGGATCTGAAGCAGCGTGGTCTGCTCAATGACACACTTGTAGTTTGGGGTGGGGAGTTCGGCCGGACGGTCTATTCTCAGGGGACCTTGACGGAGGATAATTATGGCCGTGACCATCATCCACGAAACTTCTGCATGTGGATGGCCGGAGGCGGCGTGAAACCTGGGACCGTGTGGGGTGAGACGGATGATTTCAGCTACAACATCGTTAAAGATCCCGTGCACATCAATGACCTGAACGCGACGATCCTGCACCTGATGGGCATTGACCATAGCCGCTTCAGTTTTAAATTCCAGGGACTGGACCAGAGATTGACGGGCGTGGAGGAGCATCACGTGGTAAAGGGAATTCTGGGATGA
- a CDS encoding ABC transporter substrate-binding protein: MKQRPLISLGSIVVVALVLVLWTAALQLPTPTQSEPLRVAVGMWAGAEPWILAREAGELDARKINLVEMNWTSAAMRAVGNRVVDAAVLSLDEVIRQIHQGYPLKIVMITDISRGADLLMARPGINSVEELRGGRIGYEPRTSGSWLLSKALKNSNLKLSDVQPVPLNPAEVEEIFGQLSLDGVVVAEPWKERMRSLNLNNVYDTSRPGSSIVRVLAVHPDAIIEYREVLIALMTAHFKWVPELVEGGVEVDPVLRREGISAEVFANIISRLEWVDVEENRKLLGHKDAWLGDFFLNLQKGLVEDAISGGRLEPSEVFDSSLLEELP; this comes from the coding sequence ATGAAACAACGACCTTTAATTTCCCTGGGAAGCATCGTGGTTGTGGCTTTGGTTTTAGTGCTCTGGACAGCGGCTCTGCAATTGCCGACGCCCACCCAGTCTGAGCCTTTGCGGGTGGCCGTGGGAATGTGGGCCGGGGCGGAACCGTGGATTTTGGCAAGGGAGGCCGGGGAGCTAGATGCCCGAAAGATTAACCTCGTCGAGATGAACTGGACCTCTGCGGCAATGCGAGCGGTGGGAAATCGTGTGGTGGATGCGGCGGTCCTGTCTCTGGATGAGGTGATCCGCCAAATCCACCAGGGGTATCCTTTGAAGATCGTGATGATCACAGATATTTCTCGCGGAGCTGACTTACTGATGGCGCGTCCGGGGATCAATTCGGTGGAGGAACTTCGGGGGGGCAGAATCGGGTATGAGCCACGCACTTCGGGCTCGTGGCTGCTGAGCAAGGCGCTGAAGAACTCCAATCTCAAGCTTTCAGATGTGCAACCGGTGCCTTTGAATCCGGCAGAGGTGGAAGAGATATTCGGGCAGCTCTCGCTGGATGGAGTGGTGGTGGCCGAGCCGTGGAAAGAAAGGATGCGGAGCCTGAATCTCAACAATGTATATGACACCTCTCGTCCTGGGTCTTCCATTGTGCGCGTCCTGGCCGTGCATCCAGATGCGATCATTGAATACCGCGAGGTCCTGATTGCGCTGATGACAGCGCATTTTAAATGGGTGCCGGAATTGGTGGAAGGCGGAGTTGAGGTGGATCCTGTGCTGCGGCGTGAGGGGATTTCTGCGGAAGTCTTCGCCAATATTATCAGCCGACTGGAATGGGTGGACGTGGAGGAAAATCGCAAGTTGTTAGGCCATAAAGATGCCTGGCTGGGGGACTTTTTCTTGAATTTGCAGAAGGGTCTCGTTGAAGACGCGATCTCGGGGGGACGCCTGGAGCCTTCAGAAGTGTTTGATTCAAGTCTGCTGGAGGAACTGCCATGA
- a CDS encoding PAS domain-containing sensor histidine kinase translates to MSRLFQSLQFKISMSLFLVGVILIGISALRLNVRSQQSRKMTMTSYAFAEGSRLSGMSQHLLRRQVSRAADLELSYSSTNKDLRMGVIIDGQDLVRHATMQQMRGQQLQETPLAKAEVLLEEVRATMEGRVVELQPGKSLMAVFPFWEGLEQGKGCVILEYDLEIPLASATAMALHALLAQSMALMGGCLALWLLLKKVVTERVENLVCQVQGMSLETEPMPAMQGKDELAQVSQAVRLTHERLRRSEQRLRQIAATMRDVFWLAPVEKGSSAFVNEAYTTVFSRAIPRLGKYRWDWLNAIVPEDRRRCLEMLRTLRQGGPRQEIEVRVATPDGHLRWVRCRGFAVPGPNEKEPCAVAGIAMDVSERKTLERRLLDTAENERRRIGMDLHDDLCQRLAAALMKTGVLQSALTRAGGSHGPLATELANDLSEATGIARGFARGLAPVGVEALGITAALSDLGDFITHGFKIPCRVECSATDTALTGESATHIFRVAQELATNAAKHASATWIEISFEMTHQEARLLITHDGVPYKPTTASVEGMGMHLVRQRLDALGASLQFHPPAHGEEPVSSVECLIPLSTNPEIQTAEVL, encoded by the coding sequence ATGAGCCGTCTTTTCCAATCCCTTCAGTTTAAGATTTCCATGTCCCTGTTTCTCGTCGGGGTCATCCTGATTGGCATCAGTGCTCTGCGTCTGAATGTGCGCTCGCAGCAAAGCCGGAAGATGACGATGACAAGCTACGCCTTTGCGGAAGGTTCCAGGCTTTCGGGAATGTCCCAGCATCTGTTGCGCCGCCAGGTGTCCCGGGCCGCAGATTTGGAACTGAGCTATAGCTCCACCAACAAGGATTTGAGGATGGGGGTCATCATCGACGGCCAGGATCTGGTGCGACATGCCACCATGCAGCAGATGCGCGGTCAGCAACTGCAAGAAACGCCACTGGCCAAGGCCGAAGTGCTGCTGGAAGAAGTGCGGGCGACCATGGAAGGAAGGGTGGTGGAACTGCAGCCTGGGAAAAGCCTGATGGCCGTGTTTCCTTTCTGGGAAGGTTTGGAGCAAGGAAAGGGATGTGTCATTCTGGAGTATGATCTGGAGATCCCCCTGGCATCGGCCACAGCGATGGCACTCCACGCGCTTCTGGCTCAGTCCATGGCGCTGATGGGCGGCTGTCTGGCGCTGTGGCTGCTGCTGAAAAAAGTGGTGACAGAGCGGGTGGAAAATCTGGTCTGCCAAGTGCAAGGGATGTCCCTGGAGACTGAGCCGATGCCTGCCATGCAGGGCAAGGATGAACTGGCACAAGTATCCCAGGCAGTGCGCCTGACTCATGAGCGGCTGCGGAGGTCTGAGCAGCGCTTGCGTCAGATCGCAGCGACGATGCGTGACGTATTCTGGCTGGCACCTGTGGAGAAAGGCAGTTCTGCCTTTGTGAATGAGGCATACACGACTGTTTTTTCCCGTGCTATTCCCCGATTGGGGAAATACCGCTGGGACTGGTTGAATGCGATCGTCCCGGAAGACCGCCGCCGCTGCCTGGAAATGCTGCGCACTCTGCGGCAGGGAGGTCCGCGCCAGGAGATCGAGGTCCGGGTGGCGACTCCAGACGGGCACCTGCGCTGGGTGCGCTGCCGTGGATTTGCCGTTCCAGGCCCCAATGAGAAAGAGCCGTGCGCCGTAGCAGGAATCGCAATGGATGTCAGTGAACGGAAAACACTGGAGAGACGACTGCTGGATACAGCTGAAAATGAGCGGCGCAGGATCGGCATGGATCTGCATGATGATCTGTGCCAGCGCCTGGCCGCTGCATTGATGAAAACCGGGGTGCTGCAATCCGCACTGACCCGGGCCGGGGGCAGTCATGGTCCCTTGGCCACGGAGCTCGCCAATGATCTTTCGGAAGCGACGGGCATTGCCCGTGGATTTGCCCGCGGCCTGGCTCCGGTGGGGGTGGAGGCGCTGGGCATCACGGCGGCTTTGTCTGATCTGGGAGATTTCATCACCCATGGTTTTAAAATCCCCTGCCGGGTGGAGTGCTCCGCGACGGACACAGCGCTGACGGGTGAATCGGCCACCCACATTTTCCGGGTGGCGCAGGAACTGGCGACGAATGCGGCCAAGCATGCAAGCGCCACCTGGATCGAGATCAGTTTTGAAATGACTCATCAAGAGGCTCGGCTGCTGATCACGCATGACGGGGTGCCATACAAACCGACCACGGCCAGCGTGGAGGGCATGGGGATGCACTTGGTACGCCAGCGTCTGGATGCCCTGGGGGCATCTCTGCAATTTCATCCTCCTGCTCATGGTGAAGAGCCGGTGAGCTCTGTTGAATGCCTGATTCCACTTTCTACAAACCCTGAAATCCAAACTGCTGAAGTTCTATGA
- a CDS encoding response regulator transcription factor, which produces MNTPPPNRIAIVDDHTLMREGLKMFVENLEGFACAWTAPDAQEALKLLEKDVPDILVVDITLPGRNGLELIKDVRVLNPDLPVLVVSMHDETLYAQRALKAGAKGYVMKDAPHGAFEKALKRILSGGIALSEKMSETILLAFSSGANPGPDGAIHHLSDREFEVFQLIGEGRSTGQIAETLRISPKTVDVHKLKIRQKLKLTEGTSLTSFAIRWVEMRKLGKKAE; this is translated from the coding sequence ATGAATACCCCGCCCCCCAACCGTATCGCTATTGTGGATGATCACACGCTCATGCGTGAAGGTCTGAAAATGTTTGTGGAAAACCTGGAGGGCTTTGCCTGCGCCTGGACTGCACCCGATGCGCAGGAGGCGCTGAAGCTGCTGGAAAAAGACGTGCCGGACATCCTGGTGGTGGACATCACCCTGCCGGGCCGCAACGGGCTGGAACTGATCAAGGATGTGCGTGTGCTGAATCCCGACCTGCCGGTGCTGGTAGTCTCCATGCATGATGAAACGCTGTACGCACAGCGTGCCCTGAAGGCAGGCGCCAAGGGATACGTCATGAAGGATGCTCCACATGGTGCTTTTGAAAAGGCGCTGAAGCGCATCCTTTCCGGGGGAATTGCGCTGAGTGAGAAGATGTCTGAAACCATTCTCCTGGCGTTCTCTTCTGGAGCCAATCCGGGACCGGATGGGGCCATTCATCATTTGAGTGACCGTGAGTTTGAGGTCTTCCAATTGATTGGTGAAGGGCGAAGCACGGGCCAGATCGCCGAGACATTGCGCATCAGTCCAAAGACGGTGGATGTGCATAAGCTGAAGATCCGTCAAAAGCTGAAACTGACGGAAGGTACCTCATTGACCTCATTTGCGATCCGCTGGGTGGAAATGCGCAAGCTGGGCAAGAAGGCGGAGTGA
- a CDS encoding heavy metal translocating P-type ATPase — translation MLSSVLCKHCGTPVPSQREDGFCCTGCLYVHDLLHRQGLDHFYDLKGGLSLPPVSPQSLRERDYDWLEELSGNNAKLSAPLTPASRAETMELRLSLQGISCIGCVWLIEKVFTRQAGGLRVNVDVVHGDMTVVYAQALFDPVAFAKDLQSFGYLVGPPQEGEQRGQDKGLERRMGVCGAFAMNAMAFSLPAYFGMPAEFAFASWFDMIAAVSATLAMLVGGSYFIGKAWQSLRVGMLHIDAPIALGIIAAYAGSMGGWIAGVEGLKYFDFVAIFIFLMLAGRWAQQAAVERNRRKLMRDTSVPECVKVLGEEQMKPLSVLKAGVKFTIKAGQSIPVACRLLSDHAFVSLEWINGESDAQQRSEGQMLPSGALNIGTRSVEAEALEGWQESTLRKLLEARRPGEYRDLKLERLLRVYLMVVVGVGIGGAGWWLMNGAGVAAALQVMISIFVVSCPCALGVAVPLAEELAASRAERLGVFVRNLGLWKRLMRVRRVVFDKTGTLTLENPVLENPQALKALDGAALLALRTLVTGNLHPVSRSLFDAVGPGTAATEAEVTEVIGQGLQWRDGEGVVWALGKGAGSDALFTRNGHAVAGFLFRDELRGESVEEVRALGLRGLRVHILSGDREAKVAHIATQLGLKPERWISGMTPEEKAAWVAEQDEDDTLYIGDGANDSLAFDAALCAGSPVTGRSFLEQKADFFFLGQSLRFVSGLLDTARLHRRATRRVFAFSVVYNIATVVAGLMGHLSPLAAAILMPLSSVATLSIVAGTFAAQRQNEARVILKTRPRAQLKRPALA, via the coding sequence ATGTTATCTTCTGTCCTCTGCAAGCACTGCGGCACACCTGTACCGAGCCAGCGTGAGGATGGCTTTTGCTGTACTGGCTGTCTGTATGTGCATGATCTGCTGCACCGGCAGGGACTGGATCATTTTTATGATCTGAAGGGGGGGCTATCACTGCCACCGGTTTCCCCGCAGAGCTTGCGGGAACGGGACTACGACTGGCTAGAGGAACTAAGTGGAAATAACGCGAAACTTTCAGCACCACTGACGCCGGCCAGTCGGGCAGAGACGATGGAACTGCGGCTCTCACTCCAGGGGATATCCTGCATCGGCTGCGTGTGGTTGATCGAGAAGGTCTTCACCCGTCAGGCGGGTGGTTTGAGGGTGAATGTGGATGTGGTCCACGGCGATATGACGGTGGTGTATGCCCAGGCGTTGTTTGATCCGGTCGCTTTTGCGAAGGATCTGCAATCGTTTGGTTACCTGGTAGGCCCACCGCAGGAGGGAGAGCAGCGGGGGCAAGACAAGGGACTGGAACGGCGGATGGGTGTGTGCGGCGCGTTCGCCATGAATGCGATGGCTTTTTCCCTGCCAGCTTATTTTGGGATGCCTGCGGAATTCGCTTTTGCCTCCTGGTTTGACATGATCGCTGCAGTTTCGGCAACACTGGCCATGCTGGTGGGAGGAAGCTACTTCATTGGCAAAGCCTGGCAGAGCCTGCGTGTAGGAATGCTGCACATTGATGCGCCGATCGCGCTGGGGATCATTGCTGCGTATGCGGGATCCATGGGCGGATGGATCGCCGGGGTGGAGGGACTGAAGTATTTTGATTTTGTGGCGATCTTTATTTTTCTGATGCTGGCCGGGCGATGGGCACAGCAGGCAGCGGTGGAGAGGAATCGCAGGAAACTGATGCGGGACACCTCGGTGCCTGAGTGTGTGAAGGTGCTGGGTGAAGAGCAAATGAAGCCGCTGAGCGTGCTGAAGGCCGGGGTGAAGTTTACCATCAAGGCCGGGCAATCCATCCCGGTGGCTTGCAGGCTGCTGAGTGATCACGCTTTTGTAAGCCTGGAATGGATCAATGGGGAAAGTGATGCGCAGCAGCGGAGTGAGGGGCAGATGCTGCCGTCCGGTGCGTTGAACATCGGGACGCGGTCCGTGGAGGCGGAGGCGTTGGAAGGATGGCAGGAGAGTACGCTGCGGAAATTGCTGGAGGCCAGACGCCCTGGTGAATACCGGGACTTAAAACTGGAGCGTCTGCTGCGGGTTTATTTGATGGTGGTCGTGGGGGTGGGAATAGGCGGCGCTGGCTGGTGGCTGATGAATGGGGCTGGGGTGGCTGCGGCACTGCAGGTGATGATTTCCATTTTTGTGGTGTCCTGTCCCTGCGCACTGGGAGTAGCCGTGCCACTGGCGGAGGAACTGGCGGCTTCACGGGCGGAACGGCTGGGTGTTTTTGTGCGCAACCTGGGACTGTGGAAGCGGCTGATGCGGGTGCGACGCGTGGTTTTTGACAAAACGGGGACGCTGACCCTGGAGAATCCGGTGCTGGAAAATCCCCAAGCATTGAAGGCTCTGGACGGGGCGGCCTTGCTAGCTCTGCGGACCCTGGTAACGGGGAATCTGCATCCGGTGAGCCGGAGTTTGTTTGATGCCGTGGGGCCTGGCACGGCGGCTACTGAGGCGGAAGTGACCGAGGTCATCGGCCAGGGGCTGCAATGGAGGGACGGGGAAGGGGTGGTGTGGGCGCTGGGAAAAGGGGCTGGAAGCGATGCGCTGTTCACGCGCAATGGGCATGCGGTGGCTGGATTTTTATTTCGGGATGAATTGCGTGGGGAATCGGTGGAAGAAGTGAGGGCTCTTGGACTGCGTGGGCTGCGGGTGCACATCCTGAGTGGGGACCGGGAGGCCAAGGTGGCTCACATCGCGACGCAATTGGGACTGAAACCGGAGCGGTGGATATCGGGCATGACACCGGAGGAAAAGGCTGCCTGGGTGGCGGAGCAGGATGAGGATGATACGCTGTATATTGGTGATGGGGCCAATGACAGCCTGGCCTTTGATGCGGCGCTGTGTGCGGGCAGCCCGGTGACAGGACGCAGCTTTTTGGAGCAAAAGGCGGACTTCTTTTTCCTGGGACAGAGCCTGCGTTTTGTGAGCGGTCTGCTGGATACAGCACGGCTGCACCGCAGGGCAACGAGACGGGTGTTTGCGTTCTCGGTGGTCTATAACATCGCCACGGTGGTAGCCGGACTGATGGGGCATCTGAGCCCACTGGCAGCGGCGATTTTGATGCCGCTGAGCTCCGTGGCTACGCTGAGCATCGTGGCGGGTACTTTTGCTGCACAGAGGCAGAATGAAGCGCGTGTGATCCTGAAGACCAGGCCCCGTGCGCAATTGAAGCGGCCTGCTTTGGCCTGA
- a CDS encoding universal stress protein: protein MKAYSNIIAAIDFTPSCRNALREAVRIAAANEATMTAVHVMDEFLAHELKRALSTDLATVRADFQKRLKTFVEESDLGTAHVEIEVRIGHPFLELSEACRVHAADLLIMGAKGSRNDPGRVGVIAAKCVRKAPVDVMLVREDAVGPFKHLVTCVDFSENSIKAVQCALKLAQQDGASLDCLHVYQSALAMSLDYGGLVAPMPLGTDAQAMGIWQEDLVNFMEPLKKEFPGVTVNSLVLERVNIREAILDHVKETHADMVVLGTRGKTGLRELLIGTTAEKIVANAPCSILAVKPEGFGKDAA, encoded by the coding sequence ATGAAAGCTTACTCCAACATCATCGCGGCGATTGATTTTACCCCTTCGTGCAGAAATGCATTGCGTGAGGCGGTGCGCATCGCGGCTGCCAATGAGGCGACTATGACTGCGGTGCATGTCATGGATGAGTTTTTGGCGCATGAGTTGAAGCGGGCGCTTTCAACGGATCTGGCGACGGTGAGGGCGGACTTTCAAAAGCGCTTGAAGACGTTTGTGGAGGAATCTGACCTGGGGACTGCGCATGTGGAAATCGAGGTCAGGATCGGGCATCCTTTTTTGGAGTTGTCTGAGGCATGCCGTGTCCATGCGGCGGATCTTTTGATCATGGGGGCCAAGGGTTCACGGAATGATCCGGGGCGGGTGGGGGTGATTGCGGCGAAGTGTGTGCGCAAAGCGCCGGTGGATGTGATGCTGGTGCGTGAAGATGCGGTGGGTCCATTCAAGCATCTGGTGACGTGTGTGGACTTTTCTGAAAACTCGATCAAGGCGGTGCAGTGCGCACTGAAACTGGCGCAGCAGGACGGTGCCTCCCTGGATTGCTTGCATGTTTATCAATCAGCACTGGCGATGTCATTGGACTATGGGGGGCTGGTGGCACCGATGCCCCTGGGGACAGATGCGCAGGCGATGGGTATCTGGCAGGAAGATTTGGTAAATTTCATGGAGCCCCTGAAGAAAGAATTTCCAGGGGTGACGGTGAATTCACTGGTGCTGGAGCGGGTCAATATCCGAGAGGCGATCTTGGATCATGTGAAGGAAACGCATGCGGACATGGTGGTGCTGGGCACGCGGGGTAAAACAGGTCTTCGCGAGTTGCTGATCGGTACGACGGCGGAGAAGATCGTGGCGAATGCGCCGTGCTCTATCCTGGCGGTGAAGCCGGAAGGTTTTGGCAAAGATGCAGCCTAA